The sequence below is a genomic window from Hydractinia symbiolongicarpus strain clone_291-10 chromosome 10, HSymV2.1, whole genome shotgun sequence.
AATGTTACTGTTGTGATATAACACAGCATATACACactttttcattttatataGGTTATTAACATTTTGCCTAAGTGCCATACCGTAATAGTTTTGCAAGGTGTTAATGGCTTTTTCCGTTAATCTACCTTTCCCATCGATACGTTTACCATCTGAAAGTATTTTTTCCTTCAGTTTTTTGCACAGATTACGACAACgtgttccaagtcgtttttgcACATGACCGACACAATCCAATTTTGTTATGATGTAATCGGCGTAGGGCTTTGACTCTGACACTACAGAGATCGATGAAGTGTCTCCATCACCTATATACTCAGTATATCGGAGTAAGTTTCTATCAACAGAGCGATGGAAAATCTCCTTAGCGCCAGCAGCTTCCATTGAACCTGAACTGCTAATATGATTTGCCTGACACACATGGTTTGCCTTCCAATCATTATACCCTTgtgaatttttctttttgtgcCACATTTTACACCCAAAACAGTTTTTCGACATCACATGAGCATCTAAACATTTACCGTTTAAACTGTCAGTGGAAATTACAGTCACGACACCGTTTATAGATGCGTTACCTCTTTTCTGCCACGTGCCATCAACCGAAACTTGACAATTTTGAATTTCATTTACATCGCTTACTTTTTTTCTAAGACATTCAGCAGCAGAGGCAGTTGATTTGTCAGCAACTTTCTTGTAAGTGGTGTGTAAAATGTCATTTAGATTGGTGTAAGTTGGTTTAGAAAAAGCCGGTGGCATGTTCATCAGCGCTGAAAGCAATTCAATGGATTGATAGCCTTTTCCAATTTTTCGAAAAGACCATACAGTCTgaagatttattttaaaaggaGCTCTCCCAGTGAGTGCTTTCACAGAAGACACTTCAGAACTGTATAACTGTATTTTCAAGTAAACAATCGTTGCAGTTGATAACCAGCTGATAAGAAAATCCCTGTTGCTTTGAAAGATTGTTCAGTAAACATACGTCATTATTTTTGCACCGAGGGCATTGTAAAAACAATTCTAACAGCTGTTTCAAAATTCCAAAGTTTAAAATTACATTATAGTTGTCCTTGTCATTGCCACAAGAGGTTTCAGGGATGTTGATTTTGTTTGCACTAGCACATAACAAGTCGGTCTTTTTCGCTGAAGCAGATTCACATAATTTTTTGTTGCCTGGGAACTTTCGGGTTTTTTTTCTTGCTCTATCTCTAGACATTTTATATTAGTTTTATCCAGCAAAAAGGCAGATGATAATGTTATACATCCAATAATAAACTTTTTACTTGTTAACTAAACGTTTCTGATGCAATAAATCAACTTTCTTTAGGATCTGTGGTTGCCTTTTAGTCCCTCTCATAACACACATCTTTCGGTTGAAAAAACGATAATCCTAGTGTTTTTAAGCTGTGACTTCCAGATTGCCGTTTGCATAAAGGCCAGTCTACACTATGTCTTTCTATTAGGCCTATACAcacttgtttacttgttaaaACCCCTAAATGACGCAAAGAAAAGAGGgtataaaatacttttttaaggagtttttttttaattctaataCCATGGCCTGTAAAATCCTATTTATTGCTACTTTTACAATATTTATGGTATTAAagctatataaattttaaatctacgataaattttgaataaaacaagtcaataaaatttttcgCTAAAATTTACGCCAAGAAGTGTTTACTACCACctaatatctttgctcagcacgacgtccccgaggttcttaaatatctcctacctggtctgtcattagactttccatttcttggaagtctttttagtattggcatcatgacatcaaccacttgcaattcatgttatattaccagctcctcagaagttatagcaccatgcacccaaccaccctacgttacaatcttccttagataatttctttgaaagcgaggagttgtcagacaccaatgcctacttctgccatgtttgcaacgctcatcaagctgctctagttgaaaaagaggtagtgtcgtgcggttcccatctcattttacagctaaaacgttttgccagtgccaaagGCCTTTTGTCAgaaattgcctctcgtattactgcttaccctggtaccctttccataccttttaccgtagatggagaagtgaaatttcgtaaaaattttcaattaagggctattatcaaccattgcggcaacttaagtagtggtcactacacaaccatagccttcgaccaaatggttcacaggtgaatacattgcaacgatagagcagtaatcttctgtgatgaccgccttattaacagtcacgagtcctatgttttctttttagaagagctgaagTAAGAATACTTTAACCAGAGCTCCGCCGATGTTTGTTGGTGTAGTAAGTGGCGCACTACACAAGTGCACAAAGTGTGGTAGGGTTTGTGTAATGTTAAGATTTGATATGCTTTGTGGCTTATGATACAATGCTTATTTTAGTAATCTTAGGATAAGTTATTTATTTCTTGTTCACATATTCCATAACTTTGATGGTTatgttaacaaatttttaatagATGACTGTAACTGTCTTGATTATTACCccaggaaaaaataaaacaaaatcaaatacaaATGAAGTtagcaggggggggggggtatgatcacacatgatcttgtctttggagagtaacgactccacttattacctgagttaaaaacaaagaatagcacagttgaacagaaagtggtcaaaatttactttaggaagatatggatgtctagtttctgctgatgaccgtccgcggacctcttccaGGTGACCCAGTTAGACATCCAGactacttaggttcagaaatatgggtcgaaacctacctgcccttggttaaagttctgttcatcttttcaaatgtgttgttctttttattttttttatatttttttaattaattccttgtaaaaagggagaattgtgcttttagaggcattttctctagaggagtacaacctctagtttatttccaaagacctaacaggttgagttcatcattgcggtggctagccacctctttgtaaattatttttctatctTCCTCCATCACTATTTCCattatattattatagagactaaaAGAGAATGTTAAGAATAAAATGTACATTTTACGACAGTAATGGTTCAGTGGCAACTGTTGTGACAATACATATATGGCTGAATAAGAagaatacagttgactctctctatctcgactaccctctatctcgaacatctctctatctcgaaccaaagtctcggtcccttggacatttgtgtaggctctaagctattttcctctctttatctcgaacctctctatctcgaatacctctctatctcgaaccaaaatctcggtcccgtctgactgtttctctctctatctcgaacttttccggatttaagaacctatttacactaaaaatcgaattaaaatgttccattttcgaacgaaaatgtttgacgttcgaattctaaagtcactcacaaaacattgtttacagtgttttgaaccagaaaccttcttgaggtgaagatgtcggctttaaaaagaaaactcaataacgtttctttaattcaaaaatgtcaaataattcgggaaatTGAGAAAGGAATGTCAAACAAGGAGGCAGCAGAAAAATACGGGATccccaaaaatacaatttcaacttggatgaaaaaaaaacataagatccTACAAAGCTTGGAAGAACAAAAAACCGCGTCTGGTTCGAAAAAGGTTCGAGGCTGTGATTATGAGCAGATAGACAAGGCTGTTTTCAAATGGTTTACTGTTCAAAGAAGCCAAAACATTCCGATCGATGGCaatttgataaaagaaaagGCACTCAGTTTTGCTAAAAACTTTGATTGTTCAAGTTTCAAGGCTTCCGATGGTTGGCTGgacaaatggaaaaaaaggtaaataacatagttataattttcatttcgTGTATAAAAACAACGTGATTACATATCAAACACTAAAATTACAGCTtctgttttttcaaaatctctACCATTGACTTTTGCCCGGATAAGCTTAGAACACAGGGGACCTGCATTCCATCACCATCTCCAAGATTAACTGCCTTTCCAGTAACAGTTATATCACATCTCCCAAATTGATCAGCAcggagaaaataaaatatggttttagcaaactttccattttctcctaaCGGCAAATGTCCGACTAGTTTCCCATCTTTTTTAACGGCTACAGCGTATTTGTCGACAGGGTTGTGAGGTTCCATTTCTCCTTGTAGTTTTTCTTGTTGGACTGGTGTCcataaacttttgtaaacatggtACCCTTTTatgtaagatgtaatgtcagTGGAAGACAAAACGACGAGTGGCATATTTTCAGTTAATTCAATTTCTTGTCCCAGTAAATTTATAGCCATATTGTTCATTACAGATTCTACTACACTCCACGTGTTCAACAATATAATTTGTAAACAGATAAGAATCGAATCGAACCaatcttaaaatttatgttCGATTGTGTTATGTTCGATTAATATTAAgggctgctttacacgaaacatttttatttatttactttttcaggCACAGCATTTCCTTGAAAGTTATCGGTGGTGAATGTAAGTCAGTTACAAATCAAATGACAAGCTCCTGGAACGAAACCACGCTCCCAACCATTCTGTCGAATTACAAATTGGAGGACACTTTCAACGCAGACGAATTTGGTTTGTTTTACCAATGTCTTCCCGAGAAAACATACCACCTCAAAGGAGAAAAGTGTTCTGGGGGGAAGAAGAGCAAGTTGAGATTCACTGGAATGGCCGCAGCAAGTGCTACTGGAGAAAAGTTGCCAATGTTCGTCATTGGCAAATCAAAAAAACCTCGCTGCTTTAATAACATCAAACATCTCCCTTGCCAATACACATCACAAAAGAAAAGTTGGATGAATagtgaaatatttgaaaactgGGTCCGGAAACTGGACCAAGAGTTTCGTGTAGACGGGAGAAAAATCGTTCTTATAATCGACAACTGTCCAGCACACCCATCGATCTCGAACTTAAGAAACATTCATCTCGTTTTTTTGCCCCCTAACACAACGTCTGTACCAAGGTGTCATACGAAGTCTAAAAGCGCATTACCGAAGGAGAGTTGTACGTTTGCTGTGCAGTGCTTTGGAGAACAACAAACCTTTCCcaaagattttaattttaagcgGAATGAAGATACTGGCTGATTCTTGGGAGGCTGTAACTAAACAAACCATCATcaattgttttaagaaatcTGGAATCTCTTCTACAGGACAACAGGATGCTATTGCTGATTCGGATGACCCATTTAAAGATCTCCAAGAAAGTTTGGATGATTTAAGAGAGGCTGATCCATCATTGGTACCAAATGATCTCAGTGCTAATGATCTTGTGACCTTGGATGATGAGGTTTCGCAACCACCCCTCAAATCTCTAATGAGGATATCATTGATGAATTTCGGAAATCTCAGGACGACGAAGCTGAAGACGATGGCAGTGACATGGAGGATGATTCATTTGATATAGTTGTCGAAAAACCATCAAGATCAAAAGTCGAGTGTAGTATTGATCTTTTGAAAGATCTAGCAATGTGTTGcgaaaaaggcaatgaaatgcaaatgcttatctccaaattcgaaaaaatgtataatgaagacagagtggcatcacttaaacaaaaagacataaccgatttctttaaatgaagctgtaaatttattttatgtatttattttaaaagaagtcttgtgcattgaatgttaacattttaacatctctcattgacctctatcaactcccgatacactgaaggttaaaaatacgtttttttacgaaaaaatccaatttttgtcaatttttctctatctcgaactttctctatctcgaacaaattttctggtcccttgcgagttcgagatagagagagtcaactgtaatgTAAAAATACGAGCAATGTGAATTCATTTGAAAATGTGCCTTGGCTTTCAGTTCATGATTAGCACATGTAACGCAGCTATTTTGCTACATAAAGTTATAATATTGGTTGAATTagtaaaaatgctttttaagcTCAATTTTTCTGACAAAAACCTTTTATTCGCATAACGAAAAAGAGGATCCTAAAAACTTTAATCGGGTTTTTTTGTTAATGAATTTCAGTTAAATTAAACCCAGACggataattaaattttgacttAACCTTATTCTGTTTATCCATCTTCAACCTTTTTCGTAtctgaatgttttttttctatttttacagacttcttactttaaaaatttaatcaaataagaatttttttaccttatatttttcattttataagattgagtttaaaattcaatttcaaGATTGAGTTTTTACTACCGTTTAACGCCCTGAAATAAACGctgatattatttttaaagttgttagAACACCTGATTTCAATGTTTCTTCATGTTCAAAAGGTGATAAAAGTCAGTAAAGCCACAATCGTTTCTTATCGCAAAATTTTCTAAGCATTTCtaggtgtttttttgtttgttctgaTATATAAAGATTTAAAGCTACAATCCCGGACAAAATATATTGGAACTTATCACATTTTACATGTTTTTGCCCTGCTCACATCCCCTTCCCCCTATTTCAATGTTGCAAGGTGCCTTATAACCAGTGGGCAGCCCGGCAACATTGAAATAGGGGGCAAGGGGTCCAAGAAGAggattttcctcaaaagttccaAATATTTTGTCCGGGATTgtagtttaattaaaaatactgcacaaaattttgcaaaaaatatatttatatcaaTCCTTAGTTTGCgataaatcaattttaaatttatgcGTTCATATGCTAATTATTTAACAAAGTAGGACTTTGCATAGGACTTTGCACTTcacctaaaagaaaaagagaatgtgcaacacaacatttaaataaaatgcaTCATTGCTGTACTTTTAGGAtttacaacatatttttgacatacaataaatttgaaaaagccaAAATAAATATCAACAAAAGAGTAGTATCATCAGCTTTTTGTAAGGGTTGTAGCAATTTTCCCAAATTCActgtttttaaatgtaaatacgAAATTACTATCCTGTGATGTTACTTTGTTTTCCAAGACTTTCCTTATCAGGTAAAAACCTCCTCCCTGGCTTTAGGATACTGCTGAACCCTAATTATTCTGATGAGCCTTACAAATGTATAAGACATGGCTGCGCCGAATAGGAACATTTACCTATAACAACAGCGCACGCTACTCTGATGTTGGCAGTACATTTCGCACAACACGGCGGATAGATATAAAGAGCaaattatcttttttgtttattttatatttgcaTTACATATACTACAACACAATTGTTCAATGAATTATGTAACAACCTGACGGTAAACCACATTTTGAGTATAACATTCCCTATTAAAAAACCTTTGCCTGGATGAGGGAACAACACTTACTCGAACATCACCAAATGCTTTTGCTCTAGAAAAAGCAACATACAGCTGACCATGAGAAAAACATGGCCTGCGCAACAATATTCCAACCTTTTTAAAGGTTTGACCTTGTGCCTTGTTTATTGTCATAGCATAGGACAGCCTTGGTGGAAGCTGTCTGCGACGTGAAACAAAAGGCATACCTGTATCCGAACGTGCAAGTTGCACCTTGCGAATAAGTACCCTATCTCCAATGGCATTGCCATTACTTCAGCATCGACACAGTTGTCTTTTAATTAGTCGAGTGCCATTACATAAACcattatttatgtttatgtttcttAATAACATAACAATAGCACTAGATTTTAATTTAAGACAATGAGGAGGCATACCTGAAGGTGTGCtactatttaaaaattctaaCGGATATTGATTCCGTTCCTCCTCCTTATCACACACAACATCATCTGcgctaaaataaactttttcttcACCAGGCAACAGCGCCAACACCTGATCATTAATGATAAGTGAGTCATCATTTGTGTGTGTTAGTACCACAGATGATGCCATAATTTCCGGTGAAAGATCCCTAAACAAagtatcaacaatacattcattTTGTATCACACATTGGGATGGTACTTCAGTTGCACCTTGGAAAGGTTCTTGCTCCCAAACAGTTAAAACACCTTTCTTAAGTTGCAGAAGCCATGCAGCAAATTGTTGTTCTCCTGGCCTTGTTCTCATGTTTCCATGTAATGGAAATTCTTTAACCAAGTGCCATAATGGAGAACTTTTTAAACACATGTCCTCAAGTTCAGTTGCTTTTCCTTGTCTGACAACAGGCAGTAACTGTGAAAAATCACCACCCAAAAGAACAACTGTATCTGCAAATGGAAGCTATTGCATGAAAAGCGTGCTTAGGAATCATGGAAGCTTCATCAAGTAAAAAGAGTCTCTTTTGTCGCAATTCTGCAGCATAAGCAGAAACCGGAGTTATACTACATGTTCTGTTCTCTACAATAGGAACAGGTAGTCTATGAATGGTGGTGCCCCTTTTCAAAAGTGTTGCTGCTATGCCAGTAAATGTAGCATTCCAACTTGAAAACCTCTACCTGCAAGTTCAGAAATAACGTATTTATAAGTAAAGGTTTTCCCACTACCATCAGGACCTTCTAAATAAAACAGACGGTTGTTTTGGGCTGCATTGTTAGCAACATTTATAACAGCTTCTATGACTGCATTAGCCAGTGCAGTCTGTTCGTCAGTAAGTTGAACCCTTAGTTGAGCAGCTCTTTCAGCCTCCATAGCTACATCAATGTTTTCAGCTGGGGGTAATTCATCTAAATGAGGAAGATTATAATCAGTAAGAGATTTACCAAATTGCCCAAGTACAGAATTAATATCTTGAAGCAGGCTGTACTCAGCCTGTTCCTTATTCTGTTGGCGAATATAATCTTCATACATTGCGTCCTTGTACCTTCTCCACAAAGTAAAAGGATCAGAAGGTTCGCAGTGAGTAAGTATCACAGCAAACAGTTGCCTTAATTGCCGAGGCATCTGAAAGTTAACAGCTTCCTGCAAAGTATTGTTCCATTCAGTATCATCTTGCAGGAGATCACGCAGTAAACAGGCGTCACGAAATGTTTCAGCAACATTGCCATTGACAGTTCGTAAATCTTCAAAAGAAGTTGCACCAGGTGTATGCAATAGCAACATACGTAAATAAAAAACCTCACCTGCGCGAGGACTCGCACTATACATTCTGGACACAATTTTACCATGACGCGTTGTCTTGGTTTCCAAACTTTGTTCTTATTAAAAGCAAAGTGAAGAGGAATATTTGGATACATATATTGGCGAGCATCATGATTCTCTGCATTTAACACAAACCAAGCTTTTAATTTTGTGGCCTGATCTGCAGCTCTGTCTAGAGCCTCCTCAGCCTGTCCTtgctgaaaataaacaatatggtTATTTGGAAAGTGCACTGGCAATTTATGGACAACATGAGATTGCTGGTGCATGGTAAATTCAAAAAGACGCCATATAGCTTCCGGTGCACTGACATACCGCGCATCTAAAAATGTCTGCACCTCATCATGATCAATACGTTCATTGATCTCAATGTTGGCACAATCTTGATCTTTATAAATATGTTTATAGAGGTATTTAACAGATTTAATAGACATGCACGCCTCCAAGTTTAATGTGCATTGTATTTCTTGGAAAGCCATGGATTATATGGAACAATCCAGCGATTATCTACGTCAACATTATTGACATTGATATGTATACCATTATCACGACGTCTATATAATGGATATCCGTTGAATTCAGCTACATATATGCTAAAAAGTTCTTTGgaaaactttttgtgcaaaCACCATCTTCCATACATCTGGAATTAGGATTCAGATGCCCACATGGTCCATGAATCATACACGATCGTACAATTTCAACCAGCTCAGGTTGTTCCTGTTGATTAGGAATTTCTGCTGAAATAACACTGTCTATGTCATCTGCATCCCTAAGTTTGCCATCGGGATCTAAATGAATTAACAAATGACAATGAGGCAAACCcatcttttgaaattttataacATACACATGTTCTATAGTCTTACCTAGAACTCCCATTTCAGTATCATCTTTAAGGAGCTCAtttagtttcaatttaaaaaactcGAGAAACTAAATCAGGCCGATCGTGTGCACGTTGGcctgcaaacaaattttctgtAATTTCACGCCATTTTGGATTGGACGtaaaagtcagaaaaaaatcaggttTTCCAAACCTACCAATAACTGCCATAGCATCTTGATAGTTTTAAGCCATGGCACGTGGACTTCCTTGAAAACTCGAAGGAAGAACAACACTACGACCGGTTGAAGGCCTCACTCTTCAGCTCGTGCATTCAAATAGTCAGCTAAACCTTCATAACTAATAACACGAAGGTTGGTTTGATTTGCTCGAatgtaatttaaattattacctTCAACTTTAACATAAGAATCAACACAATACTGCTGAAACAATTTCTTACCCTAATGAATCGGGCTGAAATATTCCCGACTAGCTAAACCGTAAGTATAATACTGCAACATAGTAGTAGTGTTGCGAGTAGGGGTTGTACGTACAGCAACATGAGGTATCTTATTATGCCAACCTGGTTCACCCCTTGGAAAAAAGAGGATACACCATTGGCTCCAAGTTTGCAGACATTGCGGAAATATTCTGTAAATCACCTCCACGCGGATAATGAGCAACATCCCTGTTTCTAGGAGGTGCTCCATCTTGGCCAACAAATACTGCAGCAACTTCATCATTATGTGGCAAGTTTTAGCGCCTTCGGTCATTGCCAACTCTCATGTACATACGCACTTCAGATGGAGCACGGTTTTGTACTGCTGCCTGATTTAATTCTTCAGCTTCTACTTCAGCCATGTAAACGGGCTTACTCTGTCCATAACATCTTGAACAGTTTGCATCACGTCTTCACGACAGCCATTATTTTCTTGGCGTGCCATTCTTCCTTTAAGAGCCCTACctgcttcataaatataaagttgGTTAAAAACAGGGGTTTGTCCTTCAGGAGGGCGAAGCCCACCAACACGATTGCATCGGCCAGGTAAGGGGCGAAGGTTTCTCAAAAAGAAGCAAAGGCAAGGGCACTCTTTTACTTACGTATATTTGACTGAAGTTTTTTCCCTGAACAGTATc
It includes:
- the LOC130613036 gene encoding tigger transposable element-derived protein 4-like encodes the protein MTSSWNETTLPTILSNYKLEDTFNADEFGLFYQCLPEKTYHLKGEKCSGGKKSKLRFTGMAAASATGEKLPMFVIGKSKKPRCFNNIKHLPCQYTSQKKSWMNSEIFENWVRKLDQEFRVDGRKIVLIIDNCPAHPSISNLRNIHLVFLPPNTTSVPRCHTKSKSALPKESCTFAVHGMKILADSWEAVTKQTIINCFKKSGISSTGQQDAIADSDDPFKDLQESLDDLREADPSLVPNDLSANDLVTLDDEDDEAEDDGSDMEDDSFDIVVEKPSRSKVECSIDLLKDLFMISTCNAAILLHKVIILVELVKMLFKLNFSDKNLLFA
- the LOC130613038 gene encoding uncharacterized protein LOC130613038, which produces MAFQEIQCTLNLEACMSIKSVKYLYKHIYKDQDCANIEINERIDHDEVQTFLDARYVSAPEAIWRLFEFTMHQQSHVVHKLPVHFPNNHIVYFQQGQAEEALDRAADQATKLKAWFVLNAENHDARQYMYPNIPLHFAFNKNKVWKPRQRVMVKLCPEYLRTVNGNVAETFRDACLLRDLLQDDTEWNNTLQEAVNFQMPRQLRQLFAVILTHCEPSDPFTLWRRYKDAMYEDYIRQQNKEQAEYSLLQDINSVLGQFGKSLTDYNLPHLDELPPAENIDVAMEAERAAQLRVQLTDEQTALANAVIEAVINVANNAAQNNRLFYLEGPDGSGKTFTYKYVISELAENRTCSITPVSAYAAELRQKRLFLLDEASMIPKHAFHLLPVVRQGKATELEDMCLKSSPLWHLVKEFPLHGNMRTRPGEQQFAAWLLQLKKGVLTVWEQEPFQGATEVPSQCVIQNECIVDTLFRDLSPEIMASSVVLTHTNDDSLIINDQVLALLPGEEKVYFSADDVVCDKEEERNQYPLEFLNSSTPSGMPPHCLKLKSSAIVMLLRNININNGLCNGTRLIKRQLCRC